In Aedes albopictus strain Foshan chromosome 3, AalbF5, whole genome shotgun sequence, the genomic window AAACCCAACACGAATCTGGAAGATAAACTTCTCTTGCGAACATTAATAATATAATTACAAGAGCATTATTAATTATTTCAAGGACTTGACCTAACTCTCTCCCTGAACCTTTTGAAAGTGTAAACAGACCGAAATATAACTAATAAATAACAATTacaattattttacttttctggaccaacatgtgaaaatggCGAAACAACCACAGTGATGACCCGATTTTATCAGCCCCTGGTCGTATTTTGGCATgttaaaatcgggacattttttgttACTTTTATCAATATTTAGGCTTAAAATGGCTAGCAATCCAATATGTACttaccaataggacagatcggtgaagtactagatttgtagtaatgagctgaattttagtatggtgagaaggtcaattctccgtttctgcaatgaaatggtgcaaaaagcgtgggtattatgattccttgcctaaattgatgctgtttgagcaaaactttgggcaacagtgttgttgttttctccatttcttgcaacataaacaacatagttatccaaagttttgctcaaacagcatcaaattaggcaaggaatcataatacccacactttttgaaccatttcattgcagaaacggagaattgtaacatgaaaacggctactttgtaacggctacggCCGTTCGCaatgttgttttattttgtatggcgagttttaaaaattttaaaactcgccatacaaaataaaacagcattgcaaaCGGTCTTTAAATATTTAACCGGTTAACAAGtggccggtaaatccacaatatatgaATGATAATCTTTTATCAACGTCTTTATGTTCTTTATCATTGATGATTGATCATGATTAACGCTCTGATTTctaagggtgccgttatagttacgcgtgagagtgggagtgcgcgtgtgcgaagccgcaaaaaagaatatcaacaacagcaaatccacgaaaatcctttggacgcgcactctcactctcactttgaagcggcactatgtcagCGCCGTAAGTGTAGAATTTGCATAATATTAAAATACAcgtgtaaaataaaaaaaacgccCTGATTCAGTTTTTTTGCTTCTTGAACTCACACAACAATATCTCTGCCACCTTTCGCAAATTTTGATATCTTGATCATCACTCACTCTCTGGTCACCTTCTCACCTCACTTTTCACATCGAGTGAGACGCAAATCACACAAGCACGCACCACAAACGCAAATACTTTGTGCCCGAGCGAGCCGAGCGCAATCTCTCTCATTCGTAGTCGAGCCACAGTCGGGAGCGTGCGTGTTTTTCGATTTCGTGCGTCTGGTGGGGTCTCACTGAATCTTGAGGTGGGCCATTTCGTTTTGTGGACCTGAAAAATTTGCAGATCGTCGTCGTTTTTGgacttttcttttggaattttcgaACCAACGGATTGTATTGAAGTGCACTGTTGCTGTAGAAGTTTAAAATTGTGCGGGATTTGCCACTTATTGCGAGCATGAAGAATGTGAAAAAAGTTAATAAAGAAGCAAAAAAATGATCGTCAAAGTGAAATCGAGAAAAAATCCCTCCGTCTCGCATTCTCACCCGCACAGCAGCTAGCGCATATCACAACGGGTTTTGGCTGAGTGCTCAGTGAACAAGCGCGAGTGAGAAATTGAGACGGGTTCGGGACGGGATGATGTCTGGATGTGTGTGGGTGTAGCAGTTGTTATTTTGAGCAGCTCAGCTGGAAAGAAAGACAAAGCAGATGGGCGATTATTGTTGGGGAGAGTGAGATATGCATAGCGAATGATTGATCTCTTGCCAGTGAAAGACAGAGTTAGAATCTGCTGCTTTTTTGCTCTGTTGGTGTGAGAAAGGAATATTCATTGAGAATTTTTGGGATAGTATTTTCTTTGGAGTGTACGGTGTTGCTTGCGGTACTGTGTGTGGTGTTCTCTACGAAACAATACGATATTAGCGGCTGGCAGATTGCAAAGGTAAGATTTTATTTTGATCACTGTCTAATAAGATATGTGAATTATTTTATGTATGCAGTTCTTATGCGTGTcatattttttatgtatgaatgaAGTTCACAAATCGTGCGCTCAAAAGCACTTAAACCCAACACGAATCTGGAAGATAAACTTCTCTTGCGAACATTAATAATATAATTACAAGAGCATTATTAATTATTTCAAGGACTTGACCTAACTCTCTCCCTGAACCTTTTGAAAATGTAAACGGTGTAAACAGACCGAAGTATAACTAATAAACAACAAttacaataggaagcaatcagtgaagtactagattgaaagtagtgagctggatttttgtatggtgagatgatcaattctccgtttctgcaaagaaatgctgcaaacagcgtgggttatatgatttcttgcctaatttgatgctgtttgagcaaaactttgggtaactgtgttgttgaagttgcaagaaataaataattcaacaacacagttacccaaacttttgctcaaacagcatcaaattaggcaagaaatcatataacccacgctgtttgcagcatttctttgcagaaatggagaactgatcatctcaccatacaaaaatccagctcactactttcaatctagtacttcactgattgcttcctatttgatgctgtttgagcaaaagtttggataaccgtgttgttgaagttgcaagaaataaataatacaacaacacagttacccaaacttttgctcaaacagcatcaaataggaagcaatcagtgaagtactagattgaaagtagtgagctggatttttgtatggtgagatgatcagttctccatttctgcaatgaaatggtacaaacagcgtgggttatatggtttcttgcctaatttaatgctgtttgagcaaaactttgggtaactatgttgttgaaataggaggcaatcagtgaagtactagatagaaagtagtgagctggatttttgtatggtgagatgatcgattctccatttctgcaatgaaaaggtgcaaacagcgtgggttatatgatttcttgactaatttgatgctgtttgagcaaaagtttgggtaactgtgttgttgaagttgcaagaaataaataatacaacaacacagttacccaaacttttgctcaaccagcatcaaattagtcaagaaatcatataacccacgctgtttgcaccttttcattgcagaaatggagaatcgatcatctcaccatacaaaaatccagctcactactttcaatctagtacttcactgattgcctcctataggacaaatcggtgaagtactagatttgtagtaatgagctgaattttagtatggtgagaaggtcaattctccgtttctgcaatgaaatggtgcaaaaagcgtgggtattatgattccttgcctaatttgatgctgtttgagcaaaactttgggcaacagtgttgttgttttcttcatttctggcaacataaacaacatagttatccaaagttttgctcaaccagcataaaattaggcaaggaatcataatactcacgctttttgcaccatttcattgcagaaacggagaattgaccttctcaccatactaaaattcagctcattactacaaatctagtactacaccgaacgtgccccattgcaagaaataaataatacaacatcacagttacccaaacttttgctcaaatagcatcaaattagtcaagaaatcatataacccacgctgtttggaccatttcattacagaaatggagaactgatcatctcaccatacaaaaatccagctcactactttcaatctagtacttcactgattgcttcctattaggcaagaaatcaaataacccaagctgtttgcaccatttcattgcagaaatggagaatggggcacgttcggtgtagtactagatttgtagtaatgagctgaatttttgtatggtgagaaggtcaattctccgtttctgcaatgaaatggtgcaaaaagcgtgggtattatgattccttgcctaatttgatgctgtttgagcaaaactttggataactatgttttttatgttgcaagaaatagagaaaacaacaacactgttacccaaagttttgctcaaacagcatcaaattaggcaaggaatcataatacccacgctttttgcataatttcattgcagaaacggagaattgactttctcaccatactaaaattcagctcattactacaaatgtagtacttcaccgatttgtccTATTGATCATCacagtttgggtaactgtgttgttgtattatttatttcttgacgaatttcgcaccaactcgtcttcggggttggcagcaccccctcagaatgttatgaaattttgtaggtttcaagactttaccttttcaagcaactttgcgtattttgttttttcaaaattaacctagactaacatttaaaaagagtcaaagttctttaaccgtttttttttcacaaaaaataactcgaatatgataagatgtacaaaaaagtgatgtatgggtgacatttagagaattgtccaagctctcatgaaaaaatatttttaaaattctaaatacatttttacacgctaaaaaatatatttttaaaattaaaagtcaatttacagaaaatgcccacttttttatgttttgaaattttttttccaagaaagtcaatattgttgcctaactttcctccatacatcacaagatgggcacttttaaggaaaaaaagtttttctaacaaaaactttttcaagttagtttttttagcgtgttgcgctttggccgtttttttttcacaaaaaatataactcgaatatgataagttgtacaaaaaagtgatgtatgggggacttttagggaattgttcaagctttcaagaaaacatgtttaaaaaatataaaaaaatgttttacacgctaaaaaatatcttttcaaaattaaaagtcaatttacaaaaaaagcccacttttttatgttttgaatttttttcccaagaaagacaatatagttgcctaactttcctccatacatcacaagatgggcactttttaggaaaaaaaaaatttctaaaaaaactttttcattttattttttttttgcgtgttgtgcattaactcgtacagtaatgtatccagaatcctaatgacaatccattaaaacttaatgggctcaactacttttttaatatcttaacgtgcttgacattgaaaacgtgcttgatattggaaagggctcaagacaaatttgcttttagggttttatatcaatgaaaacgcttgtgtattgacgAAATATgtgcatatgtatatgtgtattcaattattttcttttgtaCAATATATACAttcttcttttatacattctattgtaacgttttttgaatattagatctttagtctatctgaaacaatgtaaacttttttggattatcttttgaattcgaaaacttcttcgcttcaatttgattttcagaaattggcacaaatgaatgaaatttttgtgtaccaggtattgtttttacgtgactgtacaggtcggactcgattatccgggggttcaattaatcgggggcccgattatccggggctcgattatccgggaaaaatggctcgattatccggggaaaagtttgtttttgctttgtttacaaatttttagatttcaATATGTCAACAAatatgataaacatcaaatacaacacctgtaagtaggatttagcctatttaaaattgtttttattttttcacatttttcagctaaaatttcattttcaaaaaacatggttgtaataatactagacgttgagtttaggcactacaacgttatgtatgttagtttctatgtttaacgaaaagtttttgattgaagaacatcaaaaataaaagaaaagaagcatggctcgattatccgggtaattcgattatccggggtgaaataattttggagtcacccggataatcgagtccgacctgtatgtgtatagttcttcaagttcatgcgtcatttttgcatattgttcatttgaaataaagcagaaattcaattttgttatatgtatatctgactgtttaactgcccagtcatacagttctcgaggagttgtgattgtgtttccataatctcgagcaagacttgctcgttttgccattcgcttgagagtacctccaacagcgtcacatgggtctttgccatgtgaagttgcgaagaagtgccattctgcttccaatccataattggaccgaaaactgcacaaactggcaaatttttttttgttcttataatgagctgctgctccatctgacatgaaagtaatttttgagaaatcaatcgattgtttaatgaaatccagcagttttgatataaataactgaactgctgttgtatcgtgtgtaagtacttcagatattattataaagctcaagttttccaacttattttcttttctgtagtacacttcaaaggggtgaatggtagcttgagaattattccaatggtaaccttgagctgaattttgaatgataaatgaataattttctgaaaagtcacaaattgttaatacttcaccctgtttaagagaatcttttttatcccgcaaaaatgaggattgttctttataaatgaaatcatgagttataagcttatcaactttttctacaaaatacggaacaaactcgtctatagtcttagtaatagtttccaaattgcatcgatcagtggttagccattgttgaaataaaaccgattctttatcattcgcttctaataatgatgttagttcactggttctaggcacacaataatacaatttcagcaaacataatgctgttttaagcattcagatatcaaaacaagctgagaaacaggttctattccagttgggatgtaacgccaagaaaaagaaggcacacaatcaaacaaagttgtaatgcccattgagtgttattaaatgggtataaggattcttgatacatcctgtacgagttaatgcgcaacacgctaaaaaaaataacatgaaaaagtttttgttagaaaaactttttttccttaaaagtgcccatcttgtgatgtatgcaggaaagttaggcaacaatattgactttcttggaaaaaaaatttcaaaacataaaaaagtgggcattttctgtaaattgacttttaattttaaaaatatattttttagcgtgtaaaaatgtatttagaatttttaaaatattttttcatgaaagcttggacaattctctaaaagtcccccatacaacacttttctataggtcttgtcatttttgagttacatcgattttaaaaaattcttcgaaaaaaagttaggccctcttcaaatgttactcttgaaaattttcgaaaatttaagtatgcaaagttgcttataaaaacctagtctttatgcccaccaagtttcattcgattctgagagggtgttgccaaccactggtcgagttggcgcgaaattcgtctcttgcaacttcaacaacacagttacccaaagttctgctcaaacagcatcaaattaagcaagaaatcatataacccacgctgtttgcagcatttctttgcagaaacggagaattgatcatctcaccatacaaaaatccagctcactactttcaatctagtacttcactgattgcttcctattggacCGACTTCATACCGAGATAGCCAATATGCAAACATTAAATTAAAACGGTTAAGGACAACAaaatcaggatttttttaatcaaatagCGCTTTGGTACAAATATGTTCTTGAGCTGTTAAACAGCTGCTGATTTGAGAACTATACTGCCTGATGATATACTGCCTTCTGGAGCaaccacaggaggaatgcctggaaaaatattaTATGGAAACATCTGAACGGATCgttatggaatttctggaagaatttccggcggaactcatggagaaacacCAGCAAAAATATCTACTAGAAACgaatcagaaattcttgaagaaatcacacaaagaatttctggaagaatcccatcaCGAAGAATGCCCTAAGGAAAGGATCTCTAATGAATAAAACCCAAAATCAGTTCCTGaagcaataggacgcaatcaggaagtactagatttgtagtaatgagctgaatttttgtatggtgagaaggtgaattctccttttctgcaaggaaatggtgcaaaaagcgtgggtattatgattcattgcctaatttgatgctgcttgagcaaaactttgggcaacattgttgttgttgtctccatttcttgcaatttaaacaatacagttacccaaagttttgctcaaatagcattaaattagacaaggaatcataatacccacgctttttgcaccatttccttgtagaaacggagaattcaccttctcaccatacaaaaattcagctcattactacaattctagtactacaccgaacgtgtcctatTCAAGCAAATCTGCACCATAAATCTCGTcataaatttctagagtaatcccaaCAATCAAAgctagagaaactcctgagatgccggaaagaagaagTAACTTGTTAGACttgtaataggaggcaatcagtgaagtactagattgaaagtagtgagctggatttttgtatggtgagatgatcgattctccatttctgcaatgaaatggtgcaaacagcgtgggttatatgattacttgcctaattt contains:
- the LOC134292088 gene encoding uncharacterized protein LOC134292088 codes for the protein MLKTALCLLKLYYCVPRTSELTSLLEANDKESVLFQQWLTTDRCNLETITKTIDEFVPYFVEKVDKLITHDFIYKEQSSFLRDKKDSLKQGEVLTICDFSENYSFIIQNSAQGYHWNNSQATIHPFEVYYRKENKLENLSFIIISEVLTHDTTAVQLFISKLLDFIKQSIDFSKITFMSDGAAAHYKNKKKFASLCSFRSNYGLEAEWHFFATSHGKDPCDAVGGTLKRMAKRASLARDYGNTITTPRELYDWAVKQSDIHITKLNFCFISNEQYAKMTHELEELYTYSHVKTIPGTQKFHSFVPISENQIEAKKFSNSKDNPKKFTLFQID